One genomic window of Glycine soja cultivar W05 chromosome 9, ASM419377v2, whole genome shotgun sequence includes the following:
- the LOC114368597 gene encoding ABC transporter B family member 28 isoform X2 codes for MNIVWEKIMSTLRAQIFGRILIQKIEFFDKYKVGELTGLLTSDLGSLKNIVSENVSRDRGFRALSEVIGTIFILFSLSPQLAPILGVLMLAVSISIAVYKRSTLPVFKAHGMVQASISDCVTETFSAIRTVRSFGGEKRQMFTFANQVLSFQSSGIKLGTFKSVNESLTRVAVYISLIALYCLGGSKVKAGELSVGTMASFIGYTFTLTFAVQGLVNTFGDLRGTFAAVERINSVLSGAQVDDALAYGLERELRQKTLDDENYKLILSNISTENNQKHYLHYMSALKTSSNLFSLAWSGDICLEDVYFSYPLRPDVEILRGLNLRLKFGTVTALVGPSGAGKSTVVQLLSRFYEPTSGCITVAGEDVRTFDKSEWARVVSIVNQEPVLFSVSVGENIAYGLPDEDVSKEDVIKAAKAANAHDFIISLPQGYDTLVGERGGLLSGGQRQRIAIARALLKNAPILILDEATSALDAVSERLVQDALNHLMKGRTTLVIAHRLSTVQNAYQIALCSEGRIAELGTHFELLAKKGQYASLVGTQRLAFE; via the exons aTGAACATAGTGTGGGAGAAAATTATGTCAACACTAAGAGCTCAGATCTTTGGAAGAATATTGATTCAAAAG ATTGAATTTTTTGACAAATACAAG GTTGGTGAACTCACAGGTTTGCTAACATCTGATTTGGGTTCTCTTAAAAATATAGTCAGTGAGAATGTCTCAAGGGATCGCGGATTCAGAGCATTATCTGAG GTCATTGGAACAATATTcatacttttttctttatccCCACAACTGGCACCCATTCTGGGTGTTCTGATGCTCGCAGTTTCCATTTCAATTG CTGTCTACAAGAGATCTACTTTGCCGGTTTTTAAAGCACATGGGATGGTCCAAGCATCTATATCTGATTGTGTAACAGAAACATTTTCTGCTATTCGAACA GTAAGATCATTTGGGGGTGAAAAGCGCCAGATGTTCACATTTGCTAACCAG GTTCTATCTTTCCAATCAAGTGGGATAAAgcttggaactttcaaatctgtaAATGAGTCCTTGACTAGAGTTgctgtttatatttctttaatagCATTGTATTGTCTTGGAGGAAGCAAGGTTAAGGCG GGTGAGCTCTCTGTTGGAACCATGGCATCTTTTATTGGATATACTTTCACTTTAACATTCGCT GTTCAAGGATTGGTTAACACTTTTGGAGATCTTCGTGGAACTTTTGCTGCTGTTGAGAGGATCAACTCTGTTTTATCTGGAGCTCAAGTTGATGATGCCCTTGCCTATGGCTTAGAAAGAGAACTGAGACAAAAAACACTGGATGATGAAAACTATAAATTGATCTTATCAAATATTTCTACTGAGAATAACCAAAAACATTATTTGCATTACATGTCAGCTCTCAAAACATCAAGCAATTTGTTTAGCTTAGCATGGTCTGGAGATATTTGTCTTGAAG ATGTATATTTCTCCTATCCTTTAAGGCCAGATGTGGAAATCTTGCGTGGCTTAAATTTAAGACTAAAATTTGGAACTGTAACTGCACTGGTCGGTCCTAGTGGTGCAGGCAAAAGTACTGTAGTACAGCTATTATCTCGTTTTTATGAG CCAACAAGTGGCTGTATAACAGTTGCAGGAGAGGATGTCCGAACATTTGATAAGAGTGAATGGGCTCGGGTTGTATCGATTGTAAATCAA GAGCCTGTTCTGTTTTCGGTTTCTGTTGGGGAAAATATTGCATATGGGCTTCCTGATGAAGATGTTTCTAAAGAAGATGTGATTAAGGCAGCGAAAGCTGCAAATGCTCATGACTTTATAATTTCACTTCCACAG GGCTATGATACACTTGTTGGTGAGCGTGGAGGCCTACTGAGTGGAGGACAAAGACAG AGAATTGCTATTGCCCGGGCTCTCCTAAAGAATGCTCCTATCCTTATACTTGATGag GCTACCAGTGCCCTTGATGCTGTCAGTGAGCGATTGGTCCAGGATGCTCTCAACCATCTGATGAAGGGAAGGACAACATTAGTAATAGCACATCGATTAAGCACAGTCCAAAATGCATATCAAATTGCACTCTGTTCTGAGGGGCGGATTGCAGAACTAGGCACCCATTTTGAGTTATTGGCTAAGAAAGGCCAATATGCTTCACTGGTTGGCACACAAAGGCTtgcatttgaataa
- the LOC114368597 gene encoding ABC transporter B family member 28 isoform X1 codes for MASATTTTLSHHHHLPLLLHSPLSIKFTKPPLSLSLSRRPLLTNPLHARFLLPPPRAYAAAPASDPNFADPDPKLAGSDPENARPRNVITWSLLCTLLMKHKLRLALAVATLFACSTCTLSMPIFSGRFFEVLIGTRPEPLWKLLSKIGVLYALEPLLTIIFVINMNIVWEKIMSTLRAQIFGRILIQKIEFFDKYKVGELTGLLTSDLGSLKNIVSENVSRDRGFRALSEVIGTIFILFSLSPQLAPILGVLMLAVSISIAVYKRSTLPVFKAHGMVQASISDCVTETFSAIRTVRSFGGEKRQMFTFANQVLSFQSSGIKLGTFKSVNESLTRVAVYISLIALYCLGGSKVKAGELSVGTMASFIGYTFTLTFAVQGLVNTFGDLRGTFAAVERINSVLSGAQVDDALAYGLERELRQKTLDDENYKLILSNISTENNQKHYLHYMSALKTSSNLFSLAWSGDICLEDVYFSYPLRPDVEILRGLNLRLKFGTVTALVGPSGAGKSTVVQLLSRFYEPTSGCITVAGEDVRTFDKSEWARVVSIVNQEPVLFSVSVGENIAYGLPDEDVSKEDVIKAAKAANAHDFIISLPQGYDTLVGERGGLLSGGQRQRIAIARALLKNAPILILDEATSALDAVSERLVQDALNHLMKGRTTLVIAHRLSTVQNAYQIALCSEGRIAELGTHFELLAKKGQYASLVGTQRLAFE; via the exons ATGGCCtctgcaacaacaacaacactctCTCACCATCATCACCTTCCTCTCCTCCTTCATTCTCCTCTTTCCATCAAATTTACCAAACCgcccctctctctttccctcTCGCGACGCCCCCTTCTAACGAACCCTCTCCACGCGCGCTTCCTCCTCCCTCCGCCACGCGCCTACGCCGCCGCGCCCGCGTCCGACCCGAATTTCGCCGACCCCGATCCGAAACTCGCCGGGTCGGACCCGGAGAACGCGAGGCCACGGAATGTCATCACGTGGAGCCTCCTCTGCACGCTCCTCATGAAGCACAAGCTGCGCCTCGCCCTCGCGGTCGCAACGCTCTTCGCCTGCTCCACCTGTACCCTATCCATGCCCATCTTTTCCG GACGGTTTTTTGAAGTTCTAATTGGCACTAGACCTGAGCCGTTATGGAAGCTGCTTAGTAAAATTGGAGTTCTGTATGCCCTGGAGCCACTTTTgactattatttttgttataaacaTGAACATAGTGTGGGAGAAAATTATGTCAACACTAAGAGCTCAGATCTTTGGAAGAATATTGATTCAAAAG ATTGAATTTTTTGACAAATACAAG GTTGGTGAACTCACAGGTTTGCTAACATCTGATTTGGGTTCTCTTAAAAATATAGTCAGTGAGAATGTCTCAAGGGATCGCGGATTCAGAGCATTATCTGAG GTCATTGGAACAATATTcatacttttttctttatccCCACAACTGGCACCCATTCTGGGTGTTCTGATGCTCGCAGTTTCCATTTCAATTG CTGTCTACAAGAGATCTACTTTGCCGGTTTTTAAAGCACATGGGATGGTCCAAGCATCTATATCTGATTGTGTAACAGAAACATTTTCTGCTATTCGAACA GTAAGATCATTTGGGGGTGAAAAGCGCCAGATGTTCACATTTGCTAACCAG GTTCTATCTTTCCAATCAAGTGGGATAAAgcttggaactttcaaatctgtaAATGAGTCCTTGACTAGAGTTgctgtttatatttctttaatagCATTGTATTGTCTTGGAGGAAGCAAGGTTAAGGCG GGTGAGCTCTCTGTTGGAACCATGGCATCTTTTATTGGATATACTTTCACTTTAACATTCGCT GTTCAAGGATTGGTTAACACTTTTGGAGATCTTCGTGGAACTTTTGCTGCTGTTGAGAGGATCAACTCTGTTTTATCTGGAGCTCAAGTTGATGATGCCCTTGCCTATGGCTTAGAAAGAGAACTGAGACAAAAAACACTGGATGATGAAAACTATAAATTGATCTTATCAAATATTTCTACTGAGAATAACCAAAAACATTATTTGCATTACATGTCAGCTCTCAAAACATCAAGCAATTTGTTTAGCTTAGCATGGTCTGGAGATATTTGTCTTGAAG ATGTATATTTCTCCTATCCTTTAAGGCCAGATGTGGAAATCTTGCGTGGCTTAAATTTAAGACTAAAATTTGGAACTGTAACTGCACTGGTCGGTCCTAGTGGTGCAGGCAAAAGTACTGTAGTACAGCTATTATCTCGTTTTTATGAG CCAACAAGTGGCTGTATAACAGTTGCAGGAGAGGATGTCCGAACATTTGATAAGAGTGAATGGGCTCGGGTTGTATCGATTGTAAATCAA GAGCCTGTTCTGTTTTCGGTTTCTGTTGGGGAAAATATTGCATATGGGCTTCCTGATGAAGATGTTTCTAAAGAAGATGTGATTAAGGCAGCGAAAGCTGCAAATGCTCATGACTTTATAATTTCACTTCCACAG GGCTATGATACACTTGTTGGTGAGCGTGGAGGCCTACTGAGTGGAGGACAAAGACAG AGAATTGCTATTGCCCGGGCTCTCCTAAAGAATGCTCCTATCCTTATACTTGATGag GCTACCAGTGCCCTTGATGCTGTCAGTGAGCGATTGGTCCAGGATGCTCTCAACCATCTGATGAAGGGAAGGACAACATTAGTAATAGCACATCGATTAAGCACAGTCCAAAATGCATATCAAATTGCACTCTGTTCTGAGGGGCGGATTGCAGAACTAGGCACCCATTTTGAGTTATTGGCTAAGAAAGGCCAATATGCTTCACTGGTTGGCACACAAAGGCTtgcatttgaataa
- the LOC114366874 gene encoding uncharacterized protein LOC114366874, with translation MNCKINSLSSPIPCKLYTKKPRLRRTNTILFSFSSSEKQQKTISTSTSIEAYTVSFKTEKGCKLGISRYPDFEYDAEGGIGTGVGAKDTKNDPANNDLPVSFDLETLYIPPLTSSTTKFLGLPLPPFLKIDIVPEAFQGNINQESGKVDLEFKAKFLFSAASLYKAPPLMVKTVLTSEETNGTMRRGRGKRLDKEGKCRLVGVATVDPIDDIFMNSFLGLPTECLAELNAVISISSSS, from the exons ATGAATTGCAAAATAAACTCCTTAAGCTCACCAATTCCATGCAAACTTTACACCAAGAAACCAAGGCTTAGAAGAACAAACACCATcctattttccttttcctcaagtgaaaaacaacaaaaaaccaTTTCCACCAGCACAAGCATTGAGGCTTACACTGTTAGCTTCAAGACAGAAAAGGGTTGCAAGCTTGGCATTTCAAGGTATCCTGACTTTGAATATGATGCGGAAGGGGGAATAGGAACTGGGGTTGGTGCAAAGGACACAAAGAATGATCCAGCCAACAATGACCTTCCAGTTTCATTTGATCTTGAAACTTTGTATATTCCACCACTAACAAGTTCTACCACCAAGTTTCTTGGTTTGCCATTGCCACCATTTTTGAAGATTGATATAGTTCCTGAAGCATTTCAAGGAAACATTAACCAAGAATCTGGCAAG gTTGATCTTGAGTTCAAGGCCAAGTTCTTGTTTTCTGCTGCTAGTCTCTACAAGGCTCCTCCATTGATGGTGAAGACAGTGTTGACATCTGAAGAAACAAATGGCACAATGAGGAGAGGAAGAGGCAAGAGATTGGATAAAGAAGGGAAGTGCAGACTGGTTGGTGTGGCAACAGTTGACCCTATTGATGATATCTTTATGAATTCCTTCCTTGGCCTCCCAACTGAGTGCCTTGCTGAGTTAAATGCTGTAATCTCCATTTCTTCCTCATCTTAA